The Nakamurella deserti genome contains a region encoding:
- a CDS encoding MDR family MFS transporter: MTQTTSRRAAPPAVPDEKSRHREILEALSGLLMVLFVSMISATVVSTALPRIIGSLNGTQGQYTWVVTATLLSSTVTTPIWGKLADLYPKKALIQAAIVVFAIGSILCGFAQSTPQLIGFRVLQGVGVGGLQALVQVAIASMIPPRERGKYNGYLGAVMAVATVSGPLLGGLIVDTSWLGWRWCFFVGVPFSVIGFVLLAKTLHLPHVRRENVHIDFPGAALIAVAVSLLLIWVSFVDNSFDWISWQTAAMVGPALVMAVIFVLVERRSSEPIVPLQIVRQRTTALAIVASIAVGMAMFGGAFFLGQYFQLGRGFSPTRAGLLTIPLMGGVLVASTVSGRLISRTGRIKPYIVAGSVVLVAGFALLGTTDHLTSLWLMGVYMALVGIGVGMTMQNLVLSVQNTVPLKDLGSSSATVAFFRSLGGTIGVSVLGAVLANRVTGNIASGMADAGIPAQAGGASAGTLDIAGMPPAIQSIVHVAYGDATALTFMIAAGIGVVGIIAAVALPKIRLRNTLDVAPAEPTLQK; encoded by the coding sequence ATGACCCAGACCACCAGCCGCCGAGCCGCGCCACCGGCCGTTCCCGACGAGAAGAGCCGGCACCGAGAGATTCTGGAAGCGCTGTCCGGCCTCCTGATGGTGCTGTTCGTGTCGATGATCAGCGCCACGGTCGTGTCCACCGCGCTGCCCCGCATCATCGGCTCGCTGAACGGCACCCAGGGTCAGTACACCTGGGTTGTCACCGCGACCCTGCTGTCGTCGACGGTGACCACGCCGATCTGGGGCAAGCTTGCCGACCTCTACCCGAAGAAGGCGCTGATCCAGGCGGCCATCGTGGTGTTCGCGATCGGCTCGATCCTCTGCGGCTTCGCCCAGAGCACGCCGCAGCTGATCGGCTTCCGGGTGCTGCAGGGCGTCGGCGTCGGGGGTCTCCAGGCGCTGGTCCAGGTGGCCATCGCGTCGATGATCCCGCCGCGGGAGCGCGGGAAGTACAACGGCTACCTGGGTGCGGTGATGGCCGTCGCGACCGTCAGCGGCCCGCTGCTGGGCGGTCTCATCGTGGACACGTCGTGGCTCGGCTGGCGCTGGTGCTTCTTCGTCGGCGTGCCGTTCTCCGTCATCGGGTTCGTGCTGCTGGCCAAGACGCTGCACCTGCCGCACGTCCGGCGCGAGAACGTGCACATCGACTTCCCCGGCGCGGCCCTGATCGCCGTCGCGGTGAGCCTGCTGCTCATCTGGGTGTCGTTCGTGGACAACTCCTTCGACTGGATCTCCTGGCAGACGGCCGCGATGGTCGGCCCTGCCCTGGTGATGGCCGTGATCTTCGTGCTCGTCGAGCGCCGCAGCTCGGAGCCGATCGTGCCGCTGCAGATCGTCCGCCAGCGCACCACGGCCCTGGCCATCGTCGCCAGCATCGCCGTCGGCATGGCCATGTTCGGCGGGGCGTTCTTCCTCGGCCAGTACTTCCAGCTCGGCCGTGGCTTCAGCCCGACCCGCGCCGGCCTGCTGACCATCCCGCTGATGGGTGGCGTGCTGGTCGCCTCCACCGTCTCCGGCCGGCTGATCAGCCGCACCGGCAGGATCAAGCCCTACATCGTGGCCGGCTCGGTCGTGCTGGTCGCCGGGTTCGCGCTGCTGGGCACCACCGACCACCTGACCTCGCTGTGGCTGATGGGCGTCTACATGGCGCTGGTCGGCATCGGTGTGGGCATGACCATGCAGAACCTCGTCCTGTCGGTGCAGAACACCGTCCCGCTGAAGGACCTCGGGTCGTCCAGTGCGACGGTCGCCTTCTTCCGGTCGCTCGGCGGCACGATCGGCGTCTCGGTCCTCGGTGCCGTGCTGGCCAACCGCGTCACCGGCAACATCGCCTCCGGCATGGCCGACGCCGGCATCCCGGCCCAGGCGGGCGGCGCGTCCGCCGGCACGCTGGACATCGCGGGCATGCCGCCGGCCATCCAGAGCATCGTGCACGTCGCCTACGGCGACGCGACCGCGCTGACGTTCATGATCGCCGCCGGCATCGGTGTGGTCGGCATCATCGCCGCGGTGGCCCTGCCGAAGATCCGGCTGCGCAACACGCTCGACGTCGCGCCGGCCGAGCCCACATTGCAGAAGTGA
- a CDS encoding universal stress protein, translating into MSEQVTDRTGSTVVVGVDASDTAAHALAYAIGIARRQHARLLLVHALPFTDYRFDVTGRFRAAAPTEEDTAWLDELVAEMTADLDLEVQVVRCLGDPSARLLQAAQEQWADLIVVGQSKSILHRLAGAVGRKLQRRAPVPVMVVP; encoded by the coding sequence ATGAGCGAGCAGGTCACGGACCGGACCGGGTCCACGGTGGTGGTGGGGGTGGACGCCTCCGACACGGCGGCGCACGCGCTGGCCTACGCCATCGGGATCGCCCGGCGGCAGCACGCCCGGTTGCTGCTGGTGCACGCGCTGCCGTTCACGGACTACCGCTTCGACGTCACCGGCCGGTTCCGGGCGGCAGCCCCCACCGAGGAGGACACCGCCTGGTTGGACGAGCTGGTCGCCGAGATGACCGCCGACCTGGATCTGGAGGTTCAGGTCGTGCGGTGCCTCGGTGATCCCAGTGCCCGGCTGCTGCAGGCCGCGCAGGAGCAGTGGGCCGACCTCATCGTCGTCGGGCAGTCGAAGAGCATCCTGCACCGGCTGGCCGGGGCGGTGGGGCGCAAGCTGCAGCGACGGGCACCGGTCCCGGTGATGGTGGTGCCCTGA
- a CDS encoding excalibur calcium-binding domain-containing protein, with translation MRRLKSMLLAGLVTAAGVFTATPAVADVYYANCAEARAAGAAPILVGQPGYRLPLDGNKDGVACETGGSGTTPPPPTGATPPPPPASVAQTDIVKYSWSPNLYSVTFYASGWVWHKLTGAEWANTGYRAPRLAGWIEGTVIFKYQVSNEIFATLDGYTHKLTFAEWQDMGLRAPLEKRGGYVNLWWAPQGIAITDGVTSTAVTYDAWAAAQFPTPQALGILPGDRICTAPGSPNLLFQGATLQNHVLTYGEWDATGYRQPSC, from the coding sequence ATGCGCAGATTGAAGTCGATGCTGTTGGCCGGGCTCGTGACGGCCGCCGGCGTGTTCACGGCGACGCCGGCAGTTGCGGACGTCTACTACGCCAACTGCGCGGAGGCGAGAGCCGCGGGAGCGGCCCCGATCTTGGTCGGCCAACCCGGTTACCGCCTACCTTTGGACGGCAACAAAGACGGCGTCGCCTGCGAGACCGGGGGCTCCGGAACCACCCCGCCGCCCCCCACCGGCGCCACGCCGCCGCCACCGCCCGCGAGTGTCGCCCAGACCGACATCGTGAAGTACTCGTGGTCGCCCAACCTGTACTCGGTGACCTTCTATGCGAGCGGCTGGGTGTGGCACAAGCTGACCGGGGCCGAGTGGGCCAACACCGGGTACCGGGCCCCGCGCCTGGCGGGCTGGATCGAGGGCACGGTCATCTTCAAGTACCAGGTGTCGAACGAGATCTTCGCGACGCTCGACGGTTACACCCACAAGCTGACCTTCGCCGAATGGCAGGACATGGGTCTGCGGGCGCCGCTGGAGAAGCGGGGCGGCTACGTCAATCTGTGGTGGGCTCCGCAGGGCATCGCCATCACCGACGGTGTCACCTCGACCGCGGTGACCTACGACGCCTGGGCTGCTGCGCAGTTCCCGACGCCGCAGGCCCTCGGGATCCTCCCCGGTGACCGCATCTGCACCGCGCCGGGATCGCCGAACCTGCTGTTCCAGGGGGCCACCCTGCAGAACCACGTCCTCACCTACGGCGAGTGGGACGCCACCGGCTACCGGCAGCCCAGCTGCTGA